One genomic region from Thermovenabulum gondwanense encodes:
- the fni gene encoding type 2 isopentenyl-diphosphate Delta-isomerase, with the protein MSIITRLKRKKEHIKYSLMMEKHIKRDVFKDITIIHNCLSEVYFDELDISSSLIGAKLNVPLIINAMTGGIEESFYINGALAEIAREKKLALAVGSQKIAFKYKHARQSFKIVRKINKDGIIFANIGTDCTLDQAKEAVKMIEANALQLHLNVPQELFMKEGRRDFRGTCERIREIAENLDVPVIVKEVGFGIAREEALRILKAGVKIIDIGGFGGTNFIKIESMRQKIKPYKFENWGIPTAVSLIEVLSVAEGKAEVIASGGIKDGLDVAKALALGAKACGIAAPILYRLLKYGKKSVLNYLDEIIYELKLTLAMAGANNLKELSERPIYIGGNTYKWLKFRGIY; encoded by the coding sequence TTGTCAATAATAACAAGGTTAAAACGAAAAAAAGAACATATCAAGTATTCGCTTATGATGGAAAAACACATAAAAAGAGATGTATTCAAAGATATTACAATAATACATAATTGCTTATCGGAGGTATATTTTGACGAATTGGATATTTCTTCTTCTCTAATTGGTGCGAAATTAAATGTTCCATTGATAATCAACGCCATGACCGGGGGAATCGAAGAAAGTTTTTACATAAACGGAGCTCTTGCAGAAATCGCAAGAGAAAAAAAACTGGCATTGGCTGTAGGATCTCAAAAAATAGCTTTTAAATATAAACATGCCCGGCAAAGCTTTAAAATTGTTAGAAAAATAAACAAAGACGGCATAATTTTTGCAAATATTGGAACCGATTGTACTTTGGATCAGGCTAAAGAAGCGGTGAAAATGATAGAAGCAAATGCTTTACAATTACATCTAAATGTGCCTCAAGAGCTATTTATGAAAGAGGGAAGAAGAGATTTCCGGGGTACCTGCGAGAGAATACGGGAGATTGCTGAAAATTTAGATGTTCCTGTTATTGTAAAGGAAGTCGGTTTCGGAATTGCCAGGGAAGAAGCATTAAGAATATTAAAAGCAGGGGTAAAAATAATTGATATTGGAGGATTTGGCGGCACCAACTTTATAAAAATCGAAAGCATGAGACAAAAAATAAAACCGTATAAATTTGAGAATTGGGGAATTCCCACAGCTGTTAGTTTAATCGAAGTATTATCTGTTGCAGAAGGGAAAGCAGAAGTTATTGCATCAGGAGGGATTAAGGATGGGCTTGATGTAGCAAAGGCCCTTGCTTTGGGGGCAAAAGCTTGCGGGATTGCAGCCCCTATTCTCTACCGGCTTTTAAAATATGGTAAAAAATCGGTACTAAATTATTTAGATGAGATAATTTATGAACTAAAATTAACGTTAGCAATGGCAGGAGCAAATAATTTGAAGGAATTAAGCGAAAGACCTATTTATATAGGTGGAAATACGTATAAATGGCTGAAATTTAGGGGTATTTACTAA
- a CDS encoding bifunctional 4-hydroxy-3-methylbut-2-enyl diphosphate reductase/30S ribosomal protein S1, which produces MKIYIADYSGFCFGVKRAVGILENMVKNGEEAYTLGPIIHNPQVVEYFTQKGIKPIELNDLDSERKRNVVIRTHGIEPGLEKLLKDKVINVIDATCPFVKRVHKIAEEISKKGLMLIIIGEKDHPEVIGIKGHCFGKCVVVENKSEAEKVDNFDKAAVVVQTTQTQENVDKIMEILNQKGEIVEFYNTRCDATAKRQDAAKKLAKMVDVMLVIGGKNSANTNKLAVICEKEGARVYHIETAEEIKKDWFKETDKVGITAGASTPDWIIKEVVNKMEEIAKQFDENHETEIRKGLILDGRVVKVTDKEVIVDIGAKQDGIIPLNEVSHKPVNSPLDVVKEGEHIKVFVLNPEDREGNLILSKKRADYIVGWENVEKAYNEKETVDATVEEIVKGGALARVFNIRAFIPASHMDFKYVQDLSDYIGQTLKFKIIEIDKEQKRIVLSRKAFLEEEREKTKNQIWDKIKEGDIITGTVKRIADFGAFVDIGGYDGMIHISDLSYGKVKHPSEILTPGQEVKVKVLKIDKEKGKISLGLKQLAKDPWTEVDKKLHEGNVVEGKVVKLTNFGAFVELQPGVEGLVHISQISKQKIKHPQEVFKVGDMVKVKVLEINPKEKKISLSIKEALEEENKDSRKIQDPKEEVKEEGLKITIGEIFGDLLKKSIQ; this is translated from the coding sequence ATGAAAATTTACATTGCTGATTATTCGGGATTTTGTTTTGGAGTAAAAAGGGCTGTTGGTATATTGGAGAATATGGTAAAAAATGGAGAGGAGGCCTATACACTTGGGCCTATAATACATAATCCTCAAGTGGTAGAGTATTTTACCCAAAAAGGGATAAAGCCAATAGAACTAAATGATCTTGATTCCGAAAGAAAGAGAAATGTTGTCATCAGAACCCACGGAATAGAACCGGGATTAGAAAAATTATTAAAAGATAAAGTAATAAATGTAATTGATGCTACTTGCCCATTTGTTAAGAGGGTTCATAAAATCGCGGAGGAAATTTCTAAAAAAGGCCTTATGCTTATTATTATTGGTGAAAAAGATCATCCAGAAGTTATTGGTATTAAAGGACATTGCTTTGGAAAATGTGTTGTGGTGGAAAATAAAAGTGAAGCTGAAAAAGTGGATAACTTTGACAAGGCTGCTGTAGTGGTTCAAACTACTCAAACCCAGGAAAATGTAGATAAAATAATGGAAATATTGAATCAAAAGGGAGAAATAGTAGAATTTTATAATACCCGGTGTGACGCTACCGCAAAACGGCAGGATGCTGCAAAAAAACTGGCAAAAATGGTGGATGTAATGCTCGTAATAGGAGGGAAAAACAGTGCCAATACAAATAAACTTGCAGTTATTTGTGAAAAAGAGGGAGCAAGGGTTTACCATATTGAAACCGCGGAGGAAATAAAAAAAGATTGGTTTAAAGAAACAGATAAAGTGGGTATAACAGCAGGTGCTTCAACACCTGATTGGATTATAAAGGAGGTAGTAAATAAAATGGAAGAAATAGCAAAACAATTTGATGAAAATCATGAAACGGAAATTAGGAAGGGTCTAATTCTCGATGGAAGGGTAGTTAAAGTTACGGATAAAGAAGTAATAGTAGATATAGGGGCTAAGCAAGACGGAATTATACCATTAAACGAAGTATCTCATAAGCCCGTAAATTCTCCTCTTGATGTTGTTAAAGAGGGAGAACATATAAAGGTATTTGTATTGAACCCCGAAGATAGAGAGGGGAATTTAATCCTTTCCAAGAAAAGGGCGGATTATATTGTTGGGTGGGAAAATGTAGAAAAAGCCTATAACGAAAAAGAAACTGTGGATGCGACAGTTGAAGAGATTGTTAAAGGTGGTGCTCTTGCCAGGGTTTTTAATATAAGGGCATTTATTCCGGCTTCCCACATGGATTTTAAGTATGTTCAGGATCTTTCAGATTACATTGGTCAAACCTTAAAGTTTAAAATTATAGAAATTGATAAAGAGCAAAAACGAATAGTTTTGTCCCGTAAGGCTTTTTTAGAAGAAGAAAGAGAAAAAACAAAGAATCAAATATGGGATAAAATTAAAGAAGGGGATATTATAACGGGTACTGTAAAAAGGATAGCTGATTTTGGTGCTTTTGTAGATATTGGTGGCTATGATGGGATGATTCATATTTCTGATTTGTCCTATGGCAAAGTAAAACATCCTTCGGAAATATTAACTCCGGGGCAAGAGGTAAAAGTTAAAGTTTTGAAGATTGATAAGGAAAAAGGTAAAATATCCTTAGGGCTAAAGCAGTTAGCAAAGGATCCGTGGACAGAAGTTGATAAAAAATTACATGAGGGGAATGTGGTTGAGGGCAAAGTGGTTAAATTAACTAATTTTGGAGCTTTTGTAGAATTACAACCGGGAGTAGAAGGACTGGTTCATATATCCCAGATTTCAAAACAAAAGATTAAACATCCTCAGGAAGTTTTTAAGGTAGGGGATATGGTAAAAGTAAAGGTATTAGAAATAAATCCAAAAGAAAAAAAGATAAGTTTAAGTATAAAAGAGGCTCTTGAAGAGGAAAATAAAGATTCAAGGAAAATACAAGATCCGAAAGAAGAAGTAAAGGAAGAAGGTCTAAAAATTACTATTGGAGAAATTTTTGGAGATCTTCTTAAAAAGTCTATTCAATAA